In the Rhizophagus irregularis chromosome 10, complete sequence genome, one interval contains:
- a CDS encoding Heat shock protein sks2, translating into MSDQYEGAIGIDLGTTYSCVAVWENELRVEIIANEQGNRTTPSYVAFADTERLIGDAAKNQAAMNPKNTVFDAKRLIGRRFDDPEVKADIKHWPFTVVEKDGAPLIQVEYQGETKNFTPQEISSMVLTRMKEIAEGKLGKKVKKAVITVPAYFNDSQRLATKDAGKISGLDVLRIINEPTAAAIAYGLDSKETKEKNVLIFDLGGGTFDVSLLNITGGVFAVKATAGDTHLGGEDFDNNLLEYFKLEFKRKQKHDISGDARAIRRLRTACERAKRALSSQTQTTIEVDSLYDGIDFQANITRAKFEELNSSQFSSTLEPVRKVLKDAKIEKKDIHEIVLVGGSTRIPKIQSLLQDFFDGKELNKSINPDEAVAYGAAVQAALLTNQADNEKTQDLLLLDVVPLSLGVETQGGVMAVVVPRNTPIPTIKKKVFTTAEDGQTIVEFPVYEGERPMCYDNNLLGSFELSGIPPMPRGEAELECTFDINADGILKVTAKDKATGRKANITISNSAGRLSAVDIERMVAESEKFKEEDKKSQERVEAKQELENYVYQIENTLNEPNVAMKLKRNDKESIENALSEALEFLDISNDSTVSKEDINATRKKLQRSVTRAFASLNR; encoded by the exons ATGTCAGACCAGTATGAAGGCGCTATAGGAATTGACTTGGGAACTACATATTCGTGCGTTGCTGTGTGGGAAAATGAGTTGCGCGTTG aaataattgCTAATGAACAAGGGAACCGCACAACACCTTCATATGTCGCCTTTGCCGACACAGAGCGTCTTATTGGTGACGCTGCCAAGAACCAAGCGGCTATGAATCCTAAAAACACAGTCTTTGACGCGAAACGTCTAATAGGTCGACGTTTTGACGATCCAGAAGTAAAGGCCGATATAAAGCATTGGCCTTTTACTGTTGTTGAAAAAGATGGTGCTCCTTTGATTCAAGTTGAATACCAGGGCGAAACGAAAAATTTTACCCCACAAGAAATATCGTCGATGGTATTAACTCGTATGaag GAAATTGCTGAAGGAAAATTAGGAAAAAAAGTCAAGAAAGCTGTTATTACTGTTCCAGCTTATTTTAATGATTCTCAACGTCTTGCCACTAAGGATGCTGGAAAAATTTCAGGATTGGATGTACTTCGAATTATAAATGAACCAACTGCTGCAGCTATAGCTTACGGACTTGATTctaaagaaacaaaagaaaagaatgttTTGATATTTGATTTGGGTGGTGGTACTTTTGATGTATCTCTCTTGAATATAACTGGAGGCGTTTTTGCTGTAAAAGCTACCGCAGGAGACACTCATTTGGGCGGTGAAGATTTTGATAACAATCTTCTTGAATACTTTAAACTAGAATTTAAGCGTAAACAGAAGCATGATATATCAGGGGATGCACGTGCTATACGACGTTTAAGAACTGCTTGTGAAAGAGCAAAACGAGCTTTATCTTCACAAACTCAGACAACTATTGAAGTTGATTCATTATATGACGGTATTGACTTTCAAGCCAATATTACTCGTGCTAAATTTGAGGAATTGAACTCTTCTCAATTTAGTTCTACTTTAGAACCTGTCCGTAAGGTTTTAAAAGATGCAAAAATAGAGAAAAAGGATATACATGAAATTGTTCTTGTAGGTGGTTCTACTCGTATCCCAAAAATTCAATCACTTCTTCAAGATTTCTTTGATGgaaaagaattgaataaatcaattaatccGGACGAAGCTGTTGCTTACGGAGCTGCTGTGCAAGCTGCTCTTTTAACAAATCAAGCTGATAACGAAAAAACTCAGGATCTTTTACTTTTAGATGTAGTTCCACTTAGTTTAGGTGTTGAAACTCAAGGTGGAGTTATGGCAGTAGTTGTACCTCGAAATACACCTATTCcaactatcaaaaaaaaagttttcacGACAGCAGAAGATGGTCAAACTATCGTTGAATTTCCAGTATATGAAGGGGAAAGGCCAATGTgctatgataataatttattaggatCTTTTGAACTATCAGGAATACCTCCAATGCCTCGTGGAGAAGCTGAGCTTGAATGTACTTTTGATATTAATGCTGATGGTATTCTTAAAGTTACAGCAAAGGATAAAGCGACGGGACGAAAAGCTAATATTACAATCTCAAATTCGGCCGGTCGATTATCAGCTGTTGATATTGAACGTATGGTTGCTGAGTcagaaaaattcaaagagGAAGATAAAAAGAGTCAAGAACGCGTAGAAGCAAAACAAGAGCttgaaaattatgtttatcaa attgaaaATACGCTTAATGAACCAAATGTTGCTATGAAATTGAAACGCAATGATAAAGAATCCATTGAGAATGCTCTTTCAG aaGCACTTGAATTTCTTGACATTTCTAATGATTCGACGGTTAGCAAGGAAGATATTAACGCTACAAGGAAGAAATTACAACGTAGCGTTACTCGTGCATTTGCTTCACTCAATCGCTAG